A section of the Chryseobacterium ginsenosidimutans genome encodes:
- a CDS encoding glycoside hydrolase family 88/105 protein: protein MKRLLTASFFALIMAGMTSCSVQKQSSAGKVNLPDKKEVLEVSRRANQYFMNKWPDTGKEIIGKKVWPSNLWTRAVYYEGLIALYKIDPKKEYYDYAISWSDKHNWDMMRDTYTRNADNQACGQTYLDLYEIDGKKNPERIKFVKASIDSMIATNKVDEWWWIDALQMGMPIFTKLGRITGEKKYFEKNYEMYAFTKYKHGGNGLYNPEDKLWWRDKSFVPPYKEPNGEDCYWSRGNGWVVAALAKTLEDTPKSDPHYQEYLKDYKDLLSALLPIQREDGFWNASLHDPTNFGGKEMTGTALFVYGMAYGINKGLIDRDTYLPVVVKAWNAIAKDSVQPNGFLGWVQGTGKEPKDGQPLAVDKQPDFEDYGLGCLLLAGSEVYKLK, encoded by the coding sequence ATGAAAAGACTATTAACAGCAAGCTTTTTTGCACTTATTATGGCAGGGATGACTTCCTGTTCGGTTCAAAAACAGAGTTCTGCGGGCAAAGTTAATCTTCCCGATAAAAAAGAAGTTCTGGAAGTTTCACGACGGGCAAACCAATATTTCATGAACAAATGGCCAGATACGGGGAAAGAAATTATCGGTAAAAAAGTATGGCCAAGCAACTTGTGGACACGCGCTGTTTATTATGAAGGACTTATTGCTTTGTATAAAATAGATCCTAAAAAAGAATATTATGATTATGCAATTTCCTGGTCTGACAAGCACAATTGGGATATGATGCGTGATACGTATACGCGCAATGCAGACAATCAGGCTTGCGGACAGACCTATTTAGACCTTTATGAAATCGATGGTAAAAAAAATCCTGAGAGAATAAAATTTGTAAAAGCTTCCATAGACAGTATGATAGCCACCAATAAAGTTGACGAATGGTGGTGGATTGATGCGCTGCAAATGGGAATGCCAATTTTCACGAAACTGGGCAGAATTACAGGTGAGAAGAAATATTTCGAGAAAAATTACGAAATGTATGCCTTCACAAAATACAAACACGGTGGAAACGGCTTATATAATCCTGAAGACAAACTCTGGTGGAGAGATAAAAGTTTTGTTCCGCCTTACAAAGAACCCAACGGTGAAGATTGCTATTGGAGCCGCGGAAACGGCTGGGTAGTTGCTGCATTGGCGAAAACGTTGGAAGACACACCAAAATCTGATCCTCATTATCAGGAATATTTAAAGGATTATAAAGATTTATTATCGGCCTTACTCCCGATCCAAAGAGAAGATGGGTTTTGGAACGCAAGTTTACATGATCCTACCAACTTTGGAGGAAAAGAAATGACAGGAACTGCTCTTTTTGTGTATGGAATGGCATATGGAATTAATAAAGGTTTAATTGACAGAGATACTTATTTACCAGTTGTTGTTAAAGCCTGGAATGCGATTGCAAAAGACTCTGTTCAGCCAAATGGATTTTTAGGCTGGGTTCAGGGGACAGGAAAGGAACCGAAGGACGGTCAGCCACTTGCGGTTGATAAGCAACCCGATTTTGAAGATTACGGTTTGGGCTGTTTACTTCTTGCCGGCAGTGAAGTTTATAAATTGAAATAA
- the rhaT gene encoding L-rhamnose/proton symporter RhaT — MNALLGVFFHFLGGFSSGSFYLPYKKVKGWQWETFWLIGGVFSWIIVPPLAAFLTIPGFWDIIQNESSSILGLTFLFGALWGIGGFTYGLGVRYLGVALGSSIILGLCMIFGSLVPSIYYEFSPHTGKDSIGLLFSSKWGQFVLLGLLVCVIGIIISGKAGMMKEKELQTSSIDPHGTVVKTEYKFGLGLIVSIISGVLSACFNFGLEAGKPMAIVANEAWKVANPNQGEFLFQNNVTYVVVLWGGMAVNLIGCLYLAFKNKSYTDYTKKNVPVLRNLFFCALAGTMWFLQFFFYGMGESKMGNGASSWILHMAFIIFIANLWGIIIKEWKGVSKKTITTIAVGMIIMFVSILIVGYGNSLR, encoded by the coding sequence ATGAATGCATTATTAGGAGTTTTTTTCCATTTTCTCGGAGGTTTTTCTTCGGGAAGTTTTTATTTACCATATAAAAAAGTAAAAGGATGGCAATGGGAAACATTTTGGTTGATTGGAGGCGTTTTTTCCTGGATTATTGTTCCGCCATTGGCAGCATTTCTTACCATTCCCGGTTTTTGGGATATCATCCAGAATGAGAGTTCTTCTATTTTAGGACTTACATTTTTGTTTGGTGCATTATGGGGAATCGGCGGTTTTACTTATGGTTTGGGTGTTCGATATTTGGGTGTTGCTCTGGGAAGCAGTATTATTTTGGGACTTTGTATGATTTTCGGATCGCTGGTTCCCTCTATCTATTATGAATTTTCTCCACATACAGGAAAAGACAGTATCGGCTTATTATTTTCCAGCAAATGGGGACAGTTTGTTCTCTTAGGACTTCTCGTTTGCGTTATCGGAATTATCATTAGCGGAAAAGCGGGAATGATGAAAGAAAAAGAACTACAGACTAGTTCAATAGACCCTCACGGAACTGTAGTAAAAACAGAATATAAATTCGGATTAGGATTAATAGTTTCTATCATATCGGGAGTTTTAAGTGCTTGTTTCAATTTTGGTTTGGAGGCTGGAAAGCCGATGGCAATCGTAGCCAATGAAGCTTGGAAAGTAGCAAATCCGAATCAGGGTGAATTCCTTTTTCAAAATAATGTAACCTATGTTGTTGTTCTTTGGGGCGGAATGGCAGTCAATCTGATCGGTTGCCTATATTTAGCTTTTAAAAATAAATCTTATACGGATTATACTAAAAAAAATGTGCCGGTTTTACGGAATTTGTTTTTTTGCGCGCTTGCCGGAACAATGTGGTTTTTACAGTTTTTCTTCTACGGTATGGGAGAAAGCAAAATGGGAAATGGTGCAAGTTCGTGGATTTTGCATATGGCATTTATCATCTTCATCGCCAACCTTTGGGGAATTATCATCAAAGAATGGAAGGGTGTTTCTAAAAAGACTATTACAACGATTGCCGTAGGAATGATCATAATGTTTGTTTCAATTTTAATTGTAGGCTACGGAAATTCTTTACGATAA
- a CDS encoding SusC/RagA family TonB-linked outer membrane protein, protein MSIKIKQKNFKPLIAPLFLLASGFMFGQKSVNDTVKNKTKDIEEVVVIGYGTVKKSDLTGSVSSVSAKDLAATPAMNALQALQGRAAGLNIVTGGGAPGAGANVTVRGGASITQGTEPLYIVDGFQLDNALNIINPNDIESIDVLKGASAIAIYGSRGSNGIIIVKTKSGKKGKVTVNYNSFMSFDMLSKKLDMLSNSEDYVKYQYELAQLGGKAAQWSNVFDNSLGTDSPGFYTGVYSRINSRYASAPSLDWQNKVFGGTGLTQNQNFNISAGSEKTQVFISYNYNKQQGILANHDETRNSLRANIKSELYKGVRVDFGSMFTSNSVNGGGSYGGMKKVLLQPITGGTKFTLDQLYNTQTFGDFSAFDSSYDTENPYIENNASTANKRSRSFVANVGLEIDFLKDFTFRTAGQYTWNSSKSTAFSDENSKAFLTDPVNTGINGSISNGESYSYQITNTLTYNKTLAEKHKLTVLAGTEALYGKSEGNTISLSKFPPFVNFGLDQIDNATVRDKSVDKPAPITLLSYFGRVNYNYDNRYLLTGTIRRDGSSKFYRDNQYGTFLSGAAAWRVSQEGFWKDHKINNIINDLKLRFEYGETGNNDVPSNLWRTNVILTDYPLNNTIGNPAYVTSPTYGNIDLQWEAMKSTNIGIDLAFFNNRIKLTSEYYKNDVTNMILLTILPAHTGYSNQYQNVGTMTNKGYEFTLNTVNLKSEKFRWTTDANIGFNKSKVTSLENGRDFRTFSVGSNRGGQVTYYATVGEQLGDMYGYVYQGIYTTDDFTQAPNGTLTLKPGVVKPATGTPKPGDMKFAADNEAGDQFTRKLVKIGNGTPDFIGGISNNFSYKGFDLSVFMKFSVGGDIYNATKQSLSPYALYQNTPSEFGNNYYHLIDPNTGQATNNLVRLKELNPNEGSSLWSLSNTNTANITYPSSYYVEDGSYLRIAQLTLGYSLNREFLEKISVTNARIYFTVNNLATITGYSGYDPEVSSATGVSITPGYDSSAYPRSRSYVLGINLTF, encoded by the coding sequence ATGTCTATTAAAATCAAACAGAAGAATTTTAAGCCACTTATCGCACCGCTATTTTTGCTTGCGTCTGGCTTTATGTTCGGACAAAAGTCAGTAAATGATACTGTGAAGAATAAAACAAAAGATATTGAAGAAGTGGTTGTTATCGGTTACGGAACAGTAAAAAAATCAGATCTTACGGGATCTGTATCTTCAGTATCTGCAAAAGATTTGGCGGCAACACCGGCAATGAATGCTTTACAGGCATTACAGGGGAGAGCAGCCGGACTAAATATTGTGACGGGAGGTGGTGCTCCGGGAGCGGGAGCCAACGTAACCGTTCGTGGTGGTGCTTCTATCACTCAAGGGACAGAGCCTTTATATATTGTAGATGGTTTCCAGCTGGATAATGCTTTGAATATTATCAATCCTAATGATATTGAAAGTATTGATGTATTAAAAGGGGCTTCAGCCATCGCAATCTACGGTTCGCGTGGTTCTAACGGTATCATAATAGTTAAAACTAAAAGCGGTAAAAAAGGAAAGGTTACGGTTAATTATAACTCTTTTATGAGTTTTGATATGCTTTCCAAGAAACTGGATATGCTTTCCAATTCAGAAGATTATGTAAAATATCAGTATGAATTAGCACAACTCGGAGGAAAAGCTGCACAGTGGAGCAATGTTTTCGATAATAGTTTGGGGACAGATTCACCGGGATTTTATACAGGTGTATATAGCAGGATCAACAGTCGTTACGCATCTGCTCCTTCATTGGATTGGCAGAATAAGGTATTTGGCGGAACAGGGTTGACTCAAAACCAAAACTTCAATATTTCTGCGGGTAGTGAGAAAACTCAGGTATTTATCAGTTATAATTATAATAAACAACAAGGTATTCTTGCCAATCATGATGAAACCCGCAACTCTTTGCGTGCTAATATAAAATCCGAACTTTATAAAGGGGTAAGAGTAGATTTTGGTTCTATGTTTACTTCCAATTCTGTGAATGGAGGAGGATCGTACGGTGGAATGAAGAAAGTACTTCTTCAGCCTATTACAGGGGGAACTAAATTTACTCTGGATCAGTTATACAATACACAAACTTTTGGTGATTTTTCCGCTTTCGATTCCAGTTATGATACAGAAAACCCTTATATAGAAAATAATGCTTCTACGGCTAATAAGCGTTCACGTTCATTTGTAGCCAATGTTGGTTTGGAGATTGATTTCCTAAAAGATTTCACATTCAGAACAGCGGGACAATATACCTGGAATAGCAGTAAATCTACTGCATTTTCTGATGAAAACTCCAAAGCATTCCTCACAGATCCTGTGAATACAGGAATCAATGGAAGTATAAGCAATGGTGAATCTTACAGCTATCAGATTACTAATACACTAACTTATAATAAAACTCTTGCCGAAAAGCATAAACTTACTGTCCTTGCCGGTACGGAAGCACTATATGGAAAATCTGAAGGTAACACTATTTCATTAAGTAAATTCCCTCCATTTGTAAACTTTGGGCTGGATCAAATCGATAATGCTACAGTAAGAGATAAAAGTGTGGACAAACCAGCTCCGATAACTCTGCTTTCTTACTTTGGACGTGTAAACTATAATTACGATAACCGATATCTATTAACAGGTACAATACGTCGTGACGGATCTTCTAAGTTTTATCGTGATAACCAATATGGGACGTTTCTTTCTGGAGCTGCTGCATGGCGTGTTTCTCAGGAAGGATTCTGGAAAGACCATAAGATTAATAATATTATCAACGATTTGAAATTAAGGTTTGAATATGGGGAAACTGGAAACAACGATGTTCCAAGCAACTTGTGGAGAACCAATGTTATACTAACAGATTATCCATTGAATAATACAATAGGTAACCCAGCTTATGTCACGAGCCCAACCTATGGTAATATCGATCTGCAATGGGAAGCCATGAAATCGACTAATATTGGGATAGATTTAGCATTTTTCAATAATAGAATAAAACTAACATCAGAATATTATAAAAATGATGTAACCAACATGATATTATTAACCATACTCCCAGCTCATACAGGTTATTCAAACCAATATCAGAATGTTGGAACTATGACTAATAAAGGGTACGAATTTACACTTAACACAGTCAATTTAAAATCGGAGAAGTTCAGATGGACGACAGATGCTAATATTGGTTTTAATAAGTCTAAAGTGACTTCTCTTGAGAATGGAAGAGACTTCAGAACATTCTCTGTAGGAAGTAACAGAGGTGGGCAGGTAACTTATTATGCCACGGTAGGGGAACAGTTGGGAGATATGTACGGATATGTTTATCAGGGAATTTACACGACTGATGATTTTACTCAGGCACCAAACGGAACATTAACGCTAAAACCTGGCGTTGTAAAACCAGCAACAGGAACTCCTAAACCTGGAGATATGAAATTTGCTGCAGATAACGAAGCAGGAGATCAGTTTACAAGAAAATTGGTAAAAATAGGAAATGGTACGCCAGATTTTATTGGGGGTATTAGTAATAATTTTTCATACAAAGGTTTTGATTTGTCAGTATTTATGAAATTCAGCGTTGGAGGTGATATTTATAATGCAACTAAACAAAGTTTGAGTCCGTATGCACTGTATCAGAATACACCTTCAGAATTTGGAAATAATTACTATCATTTGATTGATCCTAATACAGGACAAGCAACTAATAATTTAGTAAGATTAAAAGAGCTTAATCCTAATGAAGGTTCAAGTCTTTGGAGCTTAAGCAATACAAATACTGCTAACATTACTTATCCTTCTTCATATTATGTGGAAGATGGATCTTATCTTAGAATTGCTCAGTTAACTCTTGGCTATAGTTTGAATAGAGAATTCCTAGAAAAAATTTCAGTAACTAATGCGCGTATTTATTTTACAGTTAATAACTTAGCTACGATTACTGGTTATTCTGGCTATGACCCGGAAGTATCATCAGCAACGGGTGTTTCGATAACACCAGGATATGATAGCTCTGCCTATCCACGTTCAAGAAGTTATGTTCTTGGTATCAATTTAACTTTTTAA
- a CDS encoding RagB/SusD family nutrient uptake outer membrane protein, protein MKNIIKSTFIKGLVVIPSFFIAVLSINSCSDDFLNQPSTNTSDTESVFQSLDTADIYVQGCYRGIVPTEMYYQLGAGDTVVHSAEDGTTNNSKYNICNYFYDAKTPYTLTGVYSVMYASIERTNIAISGLSKMAESPRRNALLAEVKALRAFCYYNLIRVYGDVPAVWIPLVEADPNDPNTLYPKRTSRDVIYDRIIADMQGSINDLPTTGSSERLKKSSANALLARIALYAAGYSLRWDLNTGAPGTMSRRPDNARVQQLYQIADNAAAAVITGGTNSLVQAQSGKSGFEALWFNFCQRKFAVSDPEMLWHIAEYGPNTNSAFGVYAMEGSRGGTYGSRKALQFILPSYYLSFNPGDTRRDVSCTSYSIYFLNSGAATDTWVNVGTTYSCILPGKFRMGWGVAPQAADARNLNIPLIRYADVLLMYAETQNYLNGGPTAPGIAALMQVRNRAGIGSVPVPGGQQAFESAIVQERKWEFAGEFNLRTDLIRMNRIASEIDATKQAMKNLSNKTGQYANTPALRLYKFEKNAQVYGDPFLALKYIEITSPAEIAVVQNVPTAAADFAAYQTALASIVTAHGQTIAAGDKWYPTKMFEAYTSTFNGNARKAVGFTGGFNAIQVGAIIYTKPTGSAENGGTYPNWIEGGGDGLFYGFVPNKTELLPFAAASAGHPLVDNPNLTQLPGY, encoded by the coding sequence ATGAAAAATATAATTAAATCCACATTTATAAAAGGCTTAGTAGTAATTCCATCTTTTTTTATCGCCGTATTGAGTATTAATTCATGTAGTGATGATTTTCTGAATCAGCCATCAACCAACACATCTGATACGGAATCGGTGTTTCAAAGTTTGGATACTGCAGACATTTATGTTCAAGGCTGTTACAGAGGTATAGTTCCTACAGAGATGTATTATCAATTAGGAGCAGGTGATACGGTGGTTCATTCTGCAGAAGATGGTACAACAAATAATTCCAAATATAATATTTGTAATTATTTCTATGATGCAAAAACACCTTATACACTTACAGGGGTATATTCAGTAATGTACGCATCTATAGAGAGAACCAATATTGCAATCAGCGGATTAAGTAAAATGGCGGAAAGTCCAAGACGTAATGCCTTATTAGCAGAAGTAAAAGCTCTTCGTGCATTTTGTTACTATAATTTGATCAGAGTTTATGGAGATGTTCCCGCAGTTTGGATCCCATTAGTAGAAGCAGATCCTAACGATCCTAATACTCTATATCCAAAACGTACTTCCCGTGATGTAATCTACGATCGTATCATCGCTGATATGCAGGGATCAATAAATGATTTGCCGACTACCGGATCAAGTGAGCGTTTGAAAAAATCTTCTGCTAATGCTTTGTTAGCAAGAATTGCTTTGTATGCAGCAGGGTATTCTCTAAGATGGGATCTTAATACAGGAGCTCCAGGTACAATGTCTCGTCGTCCTGACAATGCGAGAGTTCAACAGCTTTATCAAATTGCAGATAATGCAGCAGCAGCTGTAATTACTGGCGGTACCAACAGTTTGGTACAGGCTCAAAGTGGTAAAAGTGGTTTTGAAGCTTTATGGTTCAATTTCTGCCAAAGAAAATTTGCAGTAAGCGATCCGGAAATGCTTTGGCACATCGCGGAATACGGACCTAATACAAACTCAGCTTTTGGGGTCTATGCGATGGAAGGATCTCGTGGAGGAACTTATGGTTCTAGAAAAGCATTACAGTTTATTTTACCAAGCTATTATCTGTCATTTAATCCTGGTGATACGCGTAGAGATGTTTCTTGTACTTCTTACAGTATTTATTTCTTAAATTCTGGTGCAGCAACAGATACTTGGGTTAATGTAGGAACTACCTACTCATGTATTTTACCAGGTAAATTCAGAATGGGATGGGGTGTTGCGCCACAGGCTGCAGATGCTCGAAATCTAAACATTCCGCTTATTAGATATGCAGATGTTTTATTAATGTATGCAGAAACTCAAAATTACCTAAACGGAGGACCTACTGCTCCGGGAATCGCAGCTTTAATGCAGGTGAGAAACCGTGCAGGAATAGGTTCAGTACCGGTTCCAGGCGGTCAACAAGCGTTTGAAAGTGCTATTGTTCAGGAGCGTAAATGGGAATTTGCAGGAGAATTTAATCTTCGTACCGATTTAATTCGTATGAATCGTATTGCTAGCGAAATTGATGCTACAAAACAAGCAATGAAAAATTTATCGAACAAAACTGGTCAATATGCTAATACACCTGCTTTGCGTTTGTATAAATTTGAAAAGAATGCACAGGTTTATGGAGATCCATTCTTGGCACTTAAATATATTGAAATAACAAGCCCTGCAGAAATTGCAGTCGTTCAAAACGTTCCTACTGCTGCTGCAGATTTTGCGGCATATCAGACAGCTTTGGCAAGTATAGTTACAGCACATGGACAAACGATAGCTGCTGGTGACAAATGGTATCCTACGAAGATGTTTGAAGCGTATACAAGTACTTTTAATGGGAATGCAAGAAAAGCTGTAGGATTTACAGGTGGATTTAATGCTATTCAGGTTGGAGCAATTATTTATACAAAACCAACTGGTTCGGCTGAAAATGGAGGAACATATCCAAACTGGATCGAAGGTGGTGGAGATGGTCTTTTCTACGGGTTTGTGCCTAATAAAACAGAATTGCTTCCTTTTGCGGCTGCTTCTGCAGGCCATCCTTTAGTAGATAACCCGAATCTGACACAGCTTCCTGGATATTAA
- a CDS encoding bifunctional aldolase/short-chain dehydrogenase: MEKVKTFKYVDYLWDENKAASLGDDQVALFLYRSNILGADLRITNYGGGNTSCKTIEKDPLTNEEVEVMWVKGSGGDIGTLTRKGIAGLYTERLRNLKNVYGGLADEDRMVGLFDHCIFDLESKAPSIDTPLHGLLPFKHIDHLHPDALIAVAAAKDSEKITKEIWGDTMGWVPWQRPGFDLGLQLEKCLADNPGIRGIVLGSHGLFTWGDTSYESYINSLEVIEMASEYIAKKIEEKGQVFGGQKVESLPADERKNKAAQLIPLLRGLASSENRMVGHFTDSDVVLEYINSNDLERLAPLGTSCPDHFLRTKIQPLVLTLDKNEDLSDSEAILDKLNPLFEQYRQEYKEYYETCKHPNSPAMRDPNPVIIIYPGVGMFSFSKDKQTTRVANEFYVNAINVMRGAEAISEYTSLPRQEAFDIEYWLLEEAKLQRMPKEKPLSRKVAIVTGAGGGIGQAIADKMIQEGAVVVYTDLNQDAVESVTEKYSKDQAVSVQCDVTNEESIANAFKEAVLAFGGVDIIVHSAGLAISKSLEDTTTKDWDLLENVLVKGQFLMAKSGVEVMKKQNLGGDIVNIASKNGLVAGPNNVAYGTAKAAQQHMTRLLAAELAADKIRVNVVNPDGVIVGSKIWEGSWAEGRAKANGITVEELPAFYAKRNLLNEIILPEDIANGVFACVAILDKTTGNIINVDGGMANAFPR, translated from the coding sequence ATGGAAAAAGTAAAAACATTCAAATATGTAGACTATTTATGGGATGAGAACAAAGCAGCATCTTTGGGAGATGATCAGGTTGCTTTATTTTTGTACCGTTCAAACATTTTAGGGGCAGATCTTAGAATTACCAATTATGGTGGAGGTAACACAAGTTGCAAAACCATCGAAAAAGACCCATTGACCAATGAAGAAGTTGAAGTAATGTGGGTAAAAGGTTCAGGTGGTGACATCGGAACTTTGACAAGAAAAGGAATTGCGGGATTATATACGGAAAGATTGAGAAATCTTAAAAATGTTTACGGAGGTTTAGCAGACGAAGACAGAATGGTAGGCTTATTCGACCACTGTATTTTCGATCTGGAAAGTAAAGCTCCTTCTATCGATACACCTCTACACGGTTTACTTCCATTTAAACATATCGATCACCTTCATCCGGATGCTTTAATTGCAGTTGCAGCAGCAAAAGACAGCGAAAAAATCACCAAAGAAATCTGGGGCGATACAATGGGTTGGGTTCCTTGGCAACGTCCTGGCTTTGATTTAGGATTACAATTGGAAAAATGTTTAGCTGATAATCCAGGAATCAGAGGAATCGTTTTAGGCAGCCACGGTTTGTTTACTTGGGGAGATACTTCATACGAATCTTACATCAATAGTTTAGAAGTTATCGAAATGGCTTCTGAATATATCGCTAAAAAAATCGAAGAAAAAGGACAGGTTTTTGGCGGACAAAAAGTAGAATCTCTTCCCGCTGACGAACGTAAAAACAAAGCAGCTCAGTTGATACCTTTGTTAAGAGGTTTGGCTTCTTCTGAGAATAGAATGGTTGGTCATTTTACAGACAGCGATGTTGTTTTAGAATACATCAACAGTAATGATTTGGAAAGATTGGCTCCGCTTGGAACTTCTTGTCCGGATCACTTTTTAAGAACGAAGATTCAGCCTTTGGTGTTGACTTTAGATAAAAACGAAGATTTAAGCGATTCTGAAGCTATTTTAGATAAATTAAATCCTCTTTTCGAACAATACAGACAGGAATATAAAGAATATTACGAAACTTGTAAACATCCAAACAGCCCTGCAATGCGTGATCCGAATCCGGTGATCATCATTTATCCGGGAGTAGGAATGTTCAGTTTCTCAAAAGATAAGCAGACGACTCGTGTTGCCAACGAATTTTATGTGAATGCAATCAACGTAATGCGTGGTGCAGAAGCTATTTCTGAATATACTTCGTTACCAAGACAGGAAGCCTTCGATATCGAATACTGGTTGTTGGAAGAAGCAAAATTGCAAAGAATGCCTAAAGAAAAACCACTTTCAAGAAAAGTAGCGATCGTAACAGGTGCAGGTGGTGGAATCGGACAGGCAATCGCTGATAAAATGATTCAGGAAGGTGCTGTTGTGGTTTATACAGATCTAAATCAGGATGCTGTGGAATCGGTTACCGAAAAATACAGCAAAGACCAGGCTGTGTCTGTACAATGTGATGTGACAAACGAAGAATCTATAGCAAATGCTTTCAAAGAAGCCGTTTTAGCATTCGGTGGAGTAGATATCATCGTACATTCTGCTGGTTTGGCAATTTCTAAATCTTTAGAAGATACAACCACAAAAGACTGGGATTTACTTGAAAATGTTTTGGTAAAAGGTCAGTTTTTGATGGCAAAAAGTGGAGTTGAGGTTATGAAAAAGCAAAATTTAGGCGGAGATATCGTAAATATTGCAAGTAAAAACGGATTGGTTGCAGGGCCAAACAACGTAGCCTACGGAACTGCGAAAGCAGCTCAACAGCATATGACAAGATTGTTGGCAGCAGAATTGGCAGCAGATAAGATCCGTGTGAATGTTGTAAATCCTGACGGTGTAATCGTAGGAAGTAAAATCTGGGAGGGTTCTTGGGCAGAAGGCCGTGCAAAAGCAAACGGAATTACTGTAGAAGAATTGCCTGCATTTTATGCAAAAAGAAATTTATTAAACGAAATTATTCTTCCTGAAGACATCGCAAACGGCGTTTTCGCTTGTGTGGCAATCTTAGATAAAACAACAGGAAATATCATCAATGTAGATGGCGGAATGGCGAATGCTTTTCCAAGATAA
- a CDS encoding sugar isomerase, translating to MIIGKDIIEQYNKAEIENFNTDFDFLQNKLTKSGANVTEIVNKIADFQVAIPSWALGAGGTRFGRFSYGGEPSSLEQKLDDVGLIHALTHSAGAISLHIPWDIPNDVAAIKEKAVSHGLIFDAMNSNTFQDQAGAKHSYKFGSLNAVNEDSRAYAVEHNKEVIRIGKELGSKSLTVWLADGASFPGQLNFQTALSNTEKSLKEIYAGMPEDWKLFIEYKPYEPNFYSTTIQDWGTSFMLANACGERAYTLVDLGHHLPNTNIEQIVATLMYKGKLGGFHFNDSKYGDDDLTVGSIKPYALFLIFNELVYGMENNANNPYPAWMIDASHNIKDPLEDLLQSLEAILIAYATALLVDQKALKTAQLNNDVVGAQDILQNAYRTDVRPLLRAARLQTGAALDPIAAYRNLKVRENLITERGLETKATGL from the coding sequence ATGATTATAGGAAAAGATATCATTGAACAATATAATAAAGCGGAAATTGAAAACTTTAATACAGATTTCGATTTCTTACAAAATAAATTAACAAAATCAGGCGCAAATGTTACTGAGATTGTCAACAAAATTGCCGATTTTCAGGTGGCGATTCCAAGTTGGGCTTTAGGTGCAGGAGGAACCCGTTTTGGGAGATTTTCTTACGGTGGCGAACCTTCTTCTTTGGAACAAAAATTAGATGACGTAGGTTTGATTCACGCTCTTACGCATTCTGCCGGAGCTATTTCGTTGCATATTCCTTGGGATATCCCAAATGATGTTGCAGCAATTAAGGAAAAAGCTGTTTCTCACGGATTGATCTTTGATGCGATGAATTCAAACACATTTCAGGATCAGGCGGGTGCAAAACACTCTTATAAATTTGGTTCTTTGAACGCTGTGAACGAAGATTCAAGAGCTTATGCAGTGGAACACAACAAAGAAGTAATCAGAATCGGAAAAGAACTAGGCTCAAAAAGTTTAACCGTTTGGTTGGCAGACGGGGCAAGTTTTCCGGGACAGTTGAATTTCCAGACGGCTTTATCAAACACTGAAAAAAGTTTAAAAGAAATCTACGCAGGAATGCCGGAAGACTGGAAATTGTTCATCGAGTACAAACCTTACGAACCAAATTTCTATTCAACAACAATCCAGGATTGGGGAACGTCGTTTATGTTGGCAAATGCTTGTGGAGAAAGAGCTTACACATTGGTAGATTTAGGTCATCATTTACCGAATACCAATATTGAGCAGATCGTTGCAACCTTAATGTATAAAGGAAAATTGGGTGGATTCCACTTCAATGACAGCAAGTATGGAGATGATGATTTAACGGTTGGTTCTATTAAACCTTATGCTTTATTCTTGATTTTCAATGAATTGGTTTATGGTATGGAAAACAACGCCAACAATCCTTATCCGGCTTGGATGATCGATGCAAGTCACAACATCAAAGATCCGTTAGAAGATTTATTACAATCTTTGGAAGCTATCTTAATTGCTTATGCGACAGCTCTTTTAGTTGATCAGAAAGCATTAAAAACAGCTCAGTTAAACAATGATGTCGTTGGTGCACAGGATATTTTGCAGAATGCATACAGAACAGACGTTCGTCCGTTATTAAGAGCTGCAAGATTACAGACAGGAGCTGCACTGGATCCGATTGCGGCTTACAGAAACTTAAAGGTAAGAGAAAACTTAATTACCGAAAGAGGTTTAGAAACTAAAGCAACCGGATTATAA